The region gctttttgtgcatctattgagatgatcatatggtttttatctttcaatttgttgatacaGTGTATCACGTTGATTGAtgtgcatatattgaagaatccttgcatccctggaataaacctgaCTCAATcatgtatgagctttttaatgtgttctgtttaaaaattctgtttgctagaatttgttgaggatttttgcatctatgttcatcagggatatggcctgtacttttctttttttgtgttgtctttacctggttttagtatcagggtaattgtggcctcaaagaatgagtttggaagtgttccatcctctgcaattttttggaagagtttcagaaaaataggcgttagctcttctctgaatgtttgataggattcccctgtgaagccattggccctgggcttttgtttcgggggaagatttttgatcactgtttcgatttcagtgtttgtaattgggttgttcataatttctgtttcttcctggtttagtcttgggaggttgatttttttctaagtacCTGTCCATTTCCTCTGAGTTGTCCATTTTActagcatatagttgctcataatattctctcatgatcctttgtatttctgtgttgtctgttataacctctcttttttaatttctaattttattgatttcgttttcctccctttttttcttgatgagtctggctagtggtttgtcaattttgttttatcttctcaaagaaccagcttttagtttatttaatctttgctccgtagttttatttttaagttacatGGTTTTTGTGTACACTCAGGCACGTTTTTATCATTACACATGCATAGAAGACCTCCGAAAGTGCTGCACACCAAGAACATTATTCTTTTGTGATCTTTGTTCAGGTTACCAGGgtattttttaatgtacaatCAGTGGGTCCGTTAATACGTATTATGTGCCAGATATTGTTCTAGGCTCTACGTTTTGTTTTCAAGAGTAAAATAGAAATGGTTTTATTTATCATTGTATTTCCATTAACAAGAAAAACCCTTCATGCCACAGGTTACAGCTTGTAACTTATAATTCTGTGCTGTTGGAATTTGGTTTTTTGAGCATGCTTTGACTTTATagtaaatacagatttttaaattatatctgaCATGTATAAACCTTTTTACTTCTTTGTATCCCTTCTccaaaaatggagaaatgatAGCTTTAGAATGCCTGCCCAACCACAGAGAATTCTCTAAAAGTTTGCATTAAAATCATCTGCCGTGTAACTGGTACCTGAACTCACTTTTGCTCTGAAAAATAGAAAGAGGTCTTCATTGAACAAAGATGCaatgtcatctgcaaaactgTGTTTTCACCTCATTTCCTGGCCCATCCCACTGCCCAATTCTCAGGAAGTATTGCTGTTTTAGTGGATCACAGTCCTGATGAGCTGAATCTTAGCACTTTAAATGTAGAGCATTGTCCTGTTACAGATTAGCCAGGTTGCAGACAAAGCACCCAGCCAAGGTGGAATTGCAGGGAGTGGTTTTACCTTCCCACCTAAATGATTAAAAATCAGAATACATGAAGCAGCAGGTTCAGAGCTTGATCAGTGATTCCTGAGAGAAGAAACCAGGAGCGGCCACTGTGgtcaccccagcccctgccaccAGCCTTCAGAGCTCCCAGGTCGGGGCCCAGAGCCAGAGCCAGTGTCTGCCTCATGGAGGAGGCAGTGTTTTCACTAAATGGCCAGTGGTGTGTTTTGATCAACTTCAAGTGGAGATGGGTTTGGGAAAGATACTGCTTCTGTGAAAATACCCCCTTATCTCCATTAGAGGTATACTCATTCAGCTCTGGTATTCATATTCCAGTAAGTTATTTTGTTCTCACTGTTAAAcacaaaaagaacataaaaagcgttgcacgggacttccctggtagtccagtggttaagattctctgctcccaatgcagggggcctgcgtttgatccccagtcagggaactaagattccacatgctgcaactaagagtgtGCATGCCacaatccagcacagccaaataatttttttttttaaggcacaaGACAGTGAAAAGACAAGTGACagactgaaaatatttgcaaatcacattatCTGATAAAACATTTGTATCAAGACTACAtattgaagaattttgaaaattgaatagtaaaaaaaattttaatgaaccaGTACCTGAGCAGATGTTGTACAGATGAACCACGTACAGGTGACATGACCGTGAGAAGATGCTCGGTGTTAGTTGTTACGGAAACACACAGCCACAGTGAGACCCCACCACACACCTGTTAGCGTGGCTGCACTGTGGGGCCATGGGAGCCTCACTGCGCTTGCTGGTGGGAACACAGACCTGGCTGGACGAGGATGAGCGCTTGAGCAGATCGCCCGCAGCCGGCAGCGCAGGCGTCTCCCCGAGGTTGGTGGGAGCGCGTGCGCCGCAGCCTCCCCTGCAGTGGCGCAAACTCAGAAACAGTCTCTGTCCATCCACGGACAGGAGGCCAGCAGTCAGTTTGTTCTCGCCATGAATGTCTTCTCAGCAAGGAAGAGGGTAACGTTGGTGGACACACAGCCCAGAGGGGTCTCCAGGTCTCCAGTTGCACTGTGTGGAGATGTCAGAAAGCCTGCGTCTGTGCGCTTCTGTGACTAGAACCTTCTGGAAGATGCACGTCAGTCTGCAACAGCAGGAGGGTGTACGGGGGTGCTTGGGGACTGAGAGGCAGACTGAGTTTTTTTTTGCGGTGATGAGTTTATGGATGTGCATGTGTCCAGACCCGCCCAGTTACTCCTTACTGTGTGTCTGTTCTCTGTCAAACAGATGATGCTGGGAGGGCGGATTGCTGCGATGTCTTGGACTAAAatttgataaaagagaaaaacttttcaGTGTGAAAACCTGTGTAGAAATTTTACTTTGGGAATTTACGCTGTGAAAGTAATCAGGTTGATTGCACAAGCATGTGTGTGCAGAGGTGTTTATTACCACGTTGTAATGTTGGTCCATGTCAGATTCAGTTTATGTTTAAACACACGCAAAACCAGTTCCTCAGCACGATCCTGACCTAGTAGACGAGGGAGCAGCCCCAGGGCCGCCTCGTACCCGAGAGGCAGGTGAGGGTCTGCCCAGGGCCGAGTCCTCGCTGAGCTCACGGGCCCCTTCACACATGGAGAGGAGGACCTGGGGCCCCAGGAGCAAGGGCTGCGCTTGCAGTCAGCCCCGGTGGGTTCTCCTTGCAGATGAGCAGGCTCCATGGGAAGAGCAGACATCCTGGACTCAAGGAGAATATAGTCCTTTTTAGCAGTTTTTATTAGATATTCTGCATTCTCGTTACATCTGAAAGGGTTGACCTGTGATCTGTGCAGAGAGCTGTTAAGTCAATAAAACAAGCATTTGATGATTGTTTACATTCACACTTTAAGCCTGCGTGAACACAAAGctttttaagcaatttttttgGCGTGATTTTTTTCTAGAATAGGAAAGCCATGAAGGACCAAACTAAGCAAGCCCCAGAGGAGCACCAGGCAGGTGCCCAGAACACACCAGGGCCACAGGCCTTCGCCACAGAGATCAGCAGGCTGGGTGAGTCTGGGACCAGGCTGGCTCCTGCAGGCCTGGAGGGGAGACGTCTGGGGCTGCTGGGGGACACACGCTCTGGCCTTGGTGGTGGCTGTTCTTGTCCACCTGTCACCGCAACATCTGACATCTCGGTGACACTGCCCAAGTGAAATGGGGAGGGGCGAGTGACCTGGGCTTTTGCAGTCAGCCAGCTGTCCTGGTGAGTGACGCTGAGCAGATCTTGAGGGGCCCTGCCTGTGACCCACTGACCGTCTCTCCCTGACGCAGTCAGTGGATCCCCGAAGGCGAGAGAAAAGGAGTTTTTCAACCCCATGCTCAACGAGAACCAGAAGCTGGCAGTGAGGAGGATCCTGAGCGGAGACTGCCGCCCAATCCCCTACGTGCTTTTCGGGCCTCCAGGGACAGGGAAGACGGTGACCATCATAGAGGCCATCCTGCAGGTAACAGCCAGGCAGTGTCTCGGGAGGTGTAGCCTTGTGCTCCTGCCAGCAGAAGGTGTTGGTGCAGACCTTGGGATCAGAGCATGGGAAACAGCTTAGAAAATCTCATTTGCTTTACATGTAGCAGTTTGCTATGTGGCTTTAGGGCTTCTGAGAGCTGGTGTCCTCAGTTTAGAAAGGAGTTGCTTCATTTCAAAACAGTCAACTGCAGATGTTTCTGGTGCCTCAATCTAGATTGAAACAGTTTGTGGAAAGAGAGGGTGTGTTCAGTGTCCTGCATCGCTGGGGACCCAGGTTGACCCACAGGCACCCAGACCTGGTGCAAGGTTTCCCAGGGTCCCGGCCGGGCAGTTAAGGGGCTGGGAGACATGATGGCAGGGTCAGGGCTTTGGCCACGAGGGGTTACGTGGGCCAGGCAGCAGGTCTGCATCCAGAGCCCTCGTGGCAGGGCTTGGTGCTGGCTGCTGACCATTCCCTCTTTGCCTTCCGTGTGTCCTGGGGAAGGTCTTCCATGCTCTGCCGGACAGCCGGATCCTGGTGTGTGCACCCTCCAACAGCGCGGCCGACCTTGTGTGCCTGCGGCTTCACGAGAGCCGGGTGCTGCGTCCGGGCACCATGGTCCGCGTGAATGCCACCTGCAGGTTTGAGGAGGTGAGCACCCTCCCCAGCCTCGTGCGCACTGCAGGAGGCCCTGGGAGGGCCATTCCCATGCTGGTGTCCAGTGGCGGCCGGCAGCCCCAGCTCTGTGAGGCAGTGACGCTCCTGCTTGCCTCCCCCAGACGTGTACTTGCTTTTTGATTCTGTTGTGTTGGTTTGCTGTAAAGGTTTCCAGTTTGGTGAGCAAAAAAGGTTAGAAAGCATGTGCAGTTGTTTTGGGGAAGGATCTGCAGGATTCTCTTGTTATATTCATGGTTCTAGCATCTGTAAGACCTGGATTATGTTGATGAGAAAACATAAGACGTTTtgatttaagaaaacaatcttaCATCATTACGTAGTCCAGATAAAAAGGGGCAGCAGGACAGGCTTATTGTTGAGAATTCCATTCAGCTTTGTGATTATGTCCAGTTTAAAGAATCGCTCAGTAACCCTAAGGGTGGCCTGTTCCCCGCAGACTATCACAGAGGCCCTCAGGCCGTACTGCAGAGACGGGGAAGACGTCTGGAAGGCCTCTCGCTTCAGGGTGGTCATCACCACCTGCAGCAGCGCAGGACTGTTCTACCAGATAGGCTTGAGgtgagggcttcccgggtgggggcttcccgggtgggggcagggcagcatGGGGTGTGGGGCAGGGTTGGAGGTGCCTGGGCTCCCAGGCCTTGTGGACAGGACACTCGAGCCGGAGTGACCCTGGGACGTGTctgctgcagagtcggacacttcACGCACGTGTTTGTGGATGAAGCGGGCCAGGCGAGCGAGCCCGAGTGCCTCATCCCCCTGGGGCTGGTCTCGGACGTCAGCGGCCAGGTGAGGCCCGTGCGCCGCGGCCACCCCGGCCTTGGTCCCTGCCCCTCCACACACCAGGGGCCCAGGCAGCTGTGTCTGCCTTCTTCACCTGTGAGACACACGCTGAGAGTTGCCCCATTCGTGCTGTAGATTGTCCTGGCTGGAGACCCCATGCAGCTGGGACCAGTCATCAAGTCCAGACTTGCCATGGCCTACGGGCTGAACGTCTCCATGCTGGAGAGACTAATGTCCCGACCAGTGTACCTGCGTGATGAGGACGCTTTTGGGGCCTGCGGCGCCTACAACCCCTTGTTGGTGAGCTCAGCCCCGCGTGCTCTTGAGTCAGACTGGACCAGAGGGCCACTGGGGAGGCCGCCTCTCGTGTCCCAGGGTCACGGCTGGGGGCGGAGGCCACCACCGAGGGTGGGGCAGAGGCCACCACCGAGGGCGCACCTGAGGGGCCTTCAGGCCCCCTGTCCTGGGGGCCCAGGAACTGCTGCCTGTGCCCCTTGAGCGTCTTCCTGAGGGGTCAGCCCTTCCAGCAGCTCCAGCCCATCAGTAGGACCACTGCAGACCGTGACACTATGGGAAGTGGGAAGGAGCTTTGTAAGTTTACCTGGAGGAGAAGGCAGATGTCTGCGGTCTCCTGAGGTACCAGGTGGAGTGCAGGTTCCTGGTTCTTGGCAGCTCTCTGACAGCACCGAGGCCCAGACCTTGGCGTCTGCGTTTCAGGAGCCCCAGCACCTGGAGCTCAGAGCGCTGTGCCTGTGACTGCCCCGTGCACGGGCAAGAGGAGGTTCCCCTCTGGACTTGGAACAGAAGAGCAGGTGCAGGGATCGTGGGCGGTGGTCCGAGCAAGGCCTGGGGCCTATTCCACATTCCAGGCCCTTTCTGCCAGAGGGCAGGGCGGGCAGGTGGGCACAGGGTGGTGAGATGGCGGGCAGGGGTCCAGGCCAGCACAGCAGGCCCAGCCTGGCCGAGGGAGAAGTCGTGCTGCCGAGTTTTGGGGTTTTGACAAGAGTCTCGGAGGCTGGAATTGTGATGACTCAGTAGAAGGGTGTCAGCCAGAGAGTCCCGGGCCTCTGGCCTTCCCACCCCAGGAGCAGGAAAGACAGGAATGAACTTCCTGGACAGTTGAAGCAGGAAACAAAGCTTTCCTTACTGCATGTCCTGGTGCTCCACCCCCGGTGGCTCTCAACAAGGTCCTGGGCAGCCTCAAGAGACGCAACACCCACCGCAGCAGATCTAAGACCAGGCTCCCCAGGCAGCTCTAACAGCCGGGCTCCCATGGCCTGGATCAGGGTGCAGCTTGGAGGCAGCCGCAGCCCCCACAGGGGCCCTGTCTCCCAGCACAGGTCCCCCAAGCGCTTCTGAGGCAGGAGCTGGGCGCAGGTGCAGGGCCCTCCTCCCCAGTGGCAGCGTGCAGGGCGCCCACGGGCTCTGGCCTcggccctgccccacctcccccatAGGTGACGA is a window of Odocoileus virginianus isolate 20LAN1187 ecotype Illinois chromosome 23, Ovbor_1.2, whole genome shotgun sequence DNA encoding:
- the MOV10L1 gene encoding RNA helicase Mov10l1 isoform X2, producing MKDQTKQAPEEHQAGAQNTPGPQAFATEISRLVSGSPKAREKEFFNPMLNENQKLAVRRILSGDCRPIPYVLFGPPGTGKTVTIIEAILQVFHALPDSRILVCAPSNSAADLVCLRLHESRVLRPGTMVRVNATCRFEETITEALRPYCRDGEDVWKASRFRVVITTCSSAGLFYQIGLRVGHFTHVFVDEAGQASEPECLIPLGLVSDVSGQIVLAGDPMQLGPVIKSRLAMAYGLNVSMLERLMSRPVYLRDEDAFGACGAYNPLLVTKLVKNYRSHSALLALPSRLFYHRELEVCADPAVVTSLLGWEKLPRKGFPLVFHGVRGNEAREGRSPSWFNPAEAVQVMRYCCLLARSVSSQVSAGDIGVITPYRKQVEKIKILLRNVDLMDIKVGSVEEFQGQEYLVIIISTVRSNEDRFEDDRYFLGFLSNSKRFNVAITRPKALLIVVGNPHVLVRDPCFGALLEYCIAHGVYTGCDLPPELQPLRD